A genome region from Maridesulfovibrio salexigens DSM 2638 includes the following:
- a CDS encoding arsenate reductase ArsC — MKNKINLLFLCTGNSCRSQMAEGWARHLKSDQINAYSAGIETHGLNPSAVKVMAEAGVDISGHKSTHIDELRDIPIDIVVTVCNHAHETCPYFPGGSKVVHVGFDDPPKMAKEIAERGGSNEEQLDSFRKVRDEIRRFVETLPEGLVD; from the coding sequence ATGAAAAACAAGATAAACCTTTTGTTTTTGTGCACAGGTAATTCCTGCCGAAGCCAGATGGCTGAGGGTTGGGCTCGGCATCTAAAATCAGACCAGATTAATGCTTACTCCGCAGGTATTGAAACACATGGACTTAATCCTTCTGCTGTGAAGGTAATGGCTGAAGCCGGTGTTGATATCTCCGGACATAAGTCTACCCATATTGATGAACTTAGAGATATTCCTATTGATATAGTTGTTACGGTCTGTAATCATGCACATGAGACTTGTCCTTATTTTCCGGGGGGAAGCAAGGTTGTTCATGTCGGCTTTGATGACCCGCCGAAAATGGCAAAGGAAATTGCGGAAAGGGGTGGTTCTAATGAAGAACAGCTGGATAGTTTTCGCAAAGTCCGCGATGAAATCAGGAGATTTGTTGAGACCCTGCCTGAGGGGTTGGTTGATTAA
- a CDS encoding ABC transporter substrate-binding protein, whose product MLKQISILIFLLFFVSAASANSKPKVLYIESYHDGYAWDQEQRAGLESILKDQVELYNFQMDTKRIDASQYQEKADLAWKYYLEVKPDIVVLSDDNALMFLEQRFLKTDTPVVYMGINNNPRNYGPLGENVTGVLERPLYKRTIRYLKEFILFNSKKVLILLDKGTTSEVFRASVFHDQQRMEISGIKADVNSFYDYSNWRKAVMNARENGYEAIVIGLYHSLFEGGANVDGEEVLAWTSANSPVPVFAFWEMSVGKGKAVGGMVLSGKVQGRAAGEIVMKIIGGTPVSSISPVIPAQGEFVFSQSELDRWKIRLPLYIKNQARMRE is encoded by the coding sequence ATGTTAAAGCAAATCAGTATACTTATTTTCCTGCTATTCTTTGTGTCTGCAGCATCTGCAAATTCAAAGCCCAAGGTTCTCTACATCGAGAGCTATCATGATGGGTATGCATGGGATCAGGAGCAGAGAGCTGGGCTTGAGTCTATCTTAAAGGATCAGGTTGAGCTGTATAATTTCCAGATGGATACCAAGCGAATTGATGCATCTCAGTATCAGGAAAAGGCTGATTTAGCGTGGAAATACTATTTGGAAGTCAAGCCGGACATTGTTGTGCTTTCTGATGATAACGCTTTGATGTTCCTCGAACAACGATTTTTAAAAACAGATACTCCTGTTGTTTATATGGGCATTAATAATAATCCCCGTAATTATGGTCCGTTAGGGGAAAATGTAACCGGTGTTCTTGAGCGTCCTCTTTATAAGAGAACAATAAGATATTTAAAGGAATTTATTCTTTTTAACAGCAAGAAAGTTTTGATCCTGCTCGATAAGGGGACAACTTCGGAAGTTTTTCGGGCCTCTGTGTTTCATGATCAACAGAGAATGGAAATTAGTGGTATTAAGGCGGATGTTAATTCTTTTTACGATTACAGTAACTGGCGCAAGGCCGTAATGAATGCCCGCGAAAATGGGTATGAAGCTATAGTAATTGGTTTATACCACAGTCTTTTTGAAGGTGGGGCTAATGTTGACGGCGAAGAAGTTCTGGCATGGACATCAGCAAACTCTCCTGTTCCGGTCTTTGCTTTCTGGGAAATGAGTGTGGGTAAAGGTAAGGCTGTTGGCGGTATGGTCTTAAGTGGCAAAGTACAGGGGCGTGCTGCCGGTGAGATCGTAATGAAGATAATTGGTGGGACTCCTGTAAGCAGCATTTCTCCGGTTATTCCGGCTCAGGGAGAATTCGTTTTCAGTCAATCTGAGTTGGATAGATGGAAGATCAGGTTGCCTCTTTACATAAAAAATCAGGCTCGCATGCGCGAATAG
- a CDS encoding universal stress protein — MKSMKMLVAFDGSENSFKAVEYVGNIARNCSGEEIVLLYVERLPDKDIFPDDAAWEKQCGENEHAMMLKLAEAEKKLVSMGVNPEEVRIEYFASCKSPFHETDICSTGRSIGMDILRIREEGEYGTIVIGRRGVSKAEEFLFGSVSTKVVQSAVGCTVWVVN; from the coding sequence ATGAAGTCCATGAAGATGCTGGTTGCCTTTGACGGTTCTGAAAATTCATTTAAGGCTGTGGAATATGTAGGTAATATTGCCCGCAATTGTTCCGGTGAAGAAATTGTACTGCTTTATGTTGAAAGACTTCCGGATAAAGATATCTTTCCCGATGACGCGGCTTGGGAAAAGCAGTGCGGCGAAAATGAACATGCTATGATGCTGAAACTGGCTGAGGCTGAGAAGAAGCTCGTTTCAATGGGAGTTAATCCCGAAGAAGTAAGAATTGAGTACTTTGCCAGTTGCAAGTCGCCGTTTCATGAAACAGACATCTGTTCTACCGGACGCAGTATAGGGATGGATATTTTGCGTATCCGCGAAGAAGGCGAGTATGGAACCATTGTTATCGGCAGGAGAGGAGTCAGCAAAGCCGAAGAGTTTCTGTTTGGTTCCGTTTCAACGAAAGTTGTTCAGTCTGCTGTTGGGTGCACCGTCTGGGTAGTTAATTGA